In Pocillopora verrucosa isolate sample1 chromosome 13, ASM3666991v2, whole genome shotgun sequence, one genomic interval encodes:
- the LOC131789620 gene encoding substance-K receptor-like yields MNNTSSPYLICINAEIKNGFTNCTKSNATVSLPIINIANQAVAQEPLISTVFKVLALVIVIILSLVGNFLTIGSIYQNVNKRMRTLSNYLIVNLSIADLLITICNMPRMILILLVGFEWRIGGNFGLLLCKITSTVPSLSLLVSTSSFVFIALDRFLAVFFPLRRPMTRNVMVAIIAFTWILPCCSYSLLFHYATLKDIYGKTYCVTSIQTDLLKTPELFRTFFILDFIIMSGIPIAAATTFYTAIGLKMCTRVTPGIQTASNAARNRMVSRKVISMLVAVLIAFCICWIPTWASLACLYLPQRGFCNSYDFFYFKFFMSYFNSAVTPYIYPVFNQNFREGYVYILTQITGRCCFWKMCRCCSYAQVLPQQEEKPGTTSSRTERLCLNTTEL; encoded by the coding sequence ATGAACAACACCTCGTCTCCTTACTTAATCTGCATCAATGCGGAAATTAAGAATGGATTTACAAATTGCACTAAGAGCAATGCAACGGTTTCCCTTCCTATCATAAATATTGCAAATCAAGCTGTGGCTCAAGAACCGCTAATTTCAACGGTTTTCAAAGTTCTGGCCTTGGTGATTGTCATAATACTTTCGCTTGTCGGGAATTTTCTCACAATCGGCTCAATTTACCAAAACGTGAACAAGCGGATGCGAACTCTGAGTAACTACCTGATTGTCAATCTCAGCATTGCTGATCTGCTTATTACTATATGTAATATGCCTCGAATGATACTTATTCTCCTGGTGGGTTTTGAGTGGCGCATCGGGGGCAACTTTGGACTTCTCCTCTGCAAAATAACCAGCACTGTTCCTTCACTATCTTTGCTCGTTTCCACATCGAGCTTTGTGTTCATCGCTTTGGATAGATTCCTTGCCGTATTTTTTCCGCTGCGACGCCCCATGACCAGAAATGTTATGGTTGCAATAATCGCCTTCACATGGATTCTTCCATGTTGCAGTTATTCTTTGCTATTCCACTACGCAACACTGAAAGATATATACGGAAAGACATATTGTGTCACTTCTATCCAAACAGATCTCTTGAAAACCCCAGAATTATTTCGTACCTTCTTTATCCTCGATTTTATCATCATGTCTGGAATTCCAATCGCTGCTGCCACAACTTTTTACACAGCTATTGGGCTTAAAATGTGCACTCGAGTAACCCCTGGGATTCAAACAGCTTCCAATGCCGCCCGGAATCGTATGGTCAGTCGTAAGGTGATATCTATGCTCGTTGCGGTCCTTATAGCATTTTGCATTTGCTGGATACCAACCTGGGCTTCCTTGGCCTGTCTATATTTGCCACAAAGGGGATTCTGCAACAGTTATGACTTCTTTTACTTCAAGTTTTTCATGTCATACTTTAACAGTGCGGTGACGCCTTACATCTACCCTGTCTTTAATCAGAACTTCCGTGAAGGATATGTGTACATTCTTACGCAAATTACTGGGAGGTGCTGTTTTTGGAAGATGTGCCGCTGCTGCAGTTATGCTCAAGTGCTCCCTCAACAGGAAGAAAAGCCAGGCACAACTTCGAGTAGAACTGAAAGATTGTGTTTAAACACAACTGAGCtctga